The Megalobrama amblycephala isolate DHTTF-2021 linkage group LG13, ASM1881202v1, whole genome shotgun sequence genome contains a region encoding:
- the LOC125243707 gene encoding beta-2 adrenergic receptor: MPEELANCSVCCCTTTNKILMVVFMILLILAILFGNLLTLAVVFGTKHFHTPQGYLKASLAVADLAVGIFVVPVSVYAEISLMIYSSMPEWTARNSQSTPFHPCSFIGPVFAGCTLVSITTIFLLTIERSIAVLKPLHKESVITKKRTSILIVFSWMGSFFLAVSPMVFSNEIALEYNPCSRMCNYALGSADFPSQAWNILLLFPAFDFTLLGGTVVINIISLTTIRQHSKRRKHLAETERQSATKPTFSDIKAAKTIGTLTLAFTASFTPIAVFVVGNVLGNEWCTFSFFAFWILTTNSCWNVIIYGVRDQKFRSRVYQLLISAHLNTAPKKTEYENTVNEGKLNEEIVKQT, translated from the coding sequence ATGCCAGAGGAGCTTGCAAACTGCAGTGTGTGTTGCTGTACCACGACCAATAAGATACTCATGGTGGTCTTCATGATATTACTGATACTTGCCATACTCTTTGGAAACCTCTTGACATTAGCAGTGGTCTTTGGAACTAAAcatttccacactccacagggtTATTTAAAAGCCTCACTGGCCGTGGCAGACCTGGCTGTGGGAATTTTTGTGGTACCCGTTTcagtttatgctgaaatatccCTCATGATCTACAGTTCAATGCCGGAGTGGACAGCGCGCAATTCCCAATCCACACCTTTCCACCCGTGCAGTTTCATCGGACCCGTGTTTGCAGGATGCACTTTAGTGTCCATTACAACCATTTTCCTCCTGACCATTGAAAGGAGCATAGCCGTTTTGAAGCCACTGCACAAGGAATCTGTCATAACTAAAAAAAGAACAAGCATACTAATAGTCTTTTCCTGGATGGGCAGTTTTTTCCTGGCAGTATCTCCAATGGTTTTCAGCAATGAAATCGCCCTGGAGTACAATCCTTGCAGCCGCATGTGCAATTACGCGCTGGGAAGCGCAGACTTCCCATCCCAGGCTTGGAACATTCTCTTACTCTTCCCTGCCTTTGACTTCACGCTGCTCGGAGGTACTGTTGTCATCAATATCATATCGCTCACCACAATCCGCCAGCAttcaaaaagaagaaaacatCTCGCAGAGACAGAGAGGCAAAGCGCAACGAAACCAACCTTCTCCGACATCAAGGCTGCCAAGACGATAGGCACTCTGACGTTGGCTTTCACTGCTTCTTTCACTCCCATCGCCGTGTTTGTAGTTGGAAATGTGTTGGGAAACGAATGGTGCACTTTTTCGTTTTTTGCCTTTTGGATTTTAACCACGAACAGCTGCTGGAATGTTATTATATATGGTGTGAGAGACCAGAAATTCAGAAGTCGTGTGTATCAGCTGCTCATATCCGCTCATTTGAACACTGCGCCCAAAAAAACTGAGTATGAAAACACTGTAAATGAGGGGAAACTCAATGAGGAAATAGTCAAGCAAACCTAA